ACATTTATTATTCTATGTTTGGATTCCAGCGCGTTGGAGATTTTATTTGGGCGTTGCAAGATATGTGTGGTCGCGGGTTTTTGCTAGGCGCAACTGCAGGCCGCACAACGCTTTCCGGCGAAGGGCTTCAACATCAAGATGGACACAGCCTTTTGCTTGCAAGCACTTATCCTCGCGTGCGTTCATATGAACCTGCGTTTGCCTACGAAATTTTAACTCTGGTGCAAGATGGTATGAAACGCATGTATCAAGACGGTGAAGAAGTGGTGTATTACATCACCCTTCAAAACGAAAATTACGAAATGCCAAAAATGCCCGAAGGCGTTACAGAAGGAATTACAAAAGGATTGTATAAGTACAAAGCTTCATCTTCGGGAAAAGCGCGTGTGCACTTGCTTGGAAGCGGATCAATTATTTTACATGCCCTTCGTGCTCAAGAAATACTTCAAGAAAAATTTAAGATTGAAGCCGATGTATGGAGCGCCACCAGTTACTCCGAACTTCGTCGCGAAGCACTCGATTGTGAGCGCTGGAATATGCTGCATCCACAAGAAAGCAAAAAAGTTTCATGGCTCGAAACTCAACTGGGAAATCTTCAGGCGCCAGTTGTAGCGGTAAGCGATTGGATGAAAGCCGTGCCCGATCAAATTGCGCGCTGGGTTCCAGCGTTTACTTCGCTTGGCACCGATGGCCTTGGCAGAAGTGCCTCGCGCCAAGAGCTGCGTCGTCATTTCGAAATTGATGCAGAGTGCATTGTGGTGGCAAGTTTGTGGCAGCTGTGCAAACAAGGTGATATCTCTTGCGAAGAAGTTGCTGTGGCCATAAAAGAGTTGGGCGTTGACGCTGAAAAACTAAACCCCGTTTGGACATAGGAGTTTCATGAAAAAGAAACGCATTCTGATCATTGAAGATGATCACGATATTGCGGAGTTGCTTCAACACACTTTACAGCAAGAAGGCTATGAAAGCTTTCATCTTGCAAGTGGTGCGAAGGGTATAAACGAAGCAAAAAATGCTCATCCAGATCTCATCATTTTAGATCTGATGCTCCCAGATGTAGGTGGCATCGATGTTTGCCGTGCATTGAAACTCAACAAAAAACTTTCGAATATTCCCATTCTGATGCTTACTGCAAAAGGTGAAGACCACGATCGCATTACAGGTTTTGAAGCTGGTGCAGATGATTACGTGACAAAACCTTTTAGCCCGCGCGAGTTGATGCTGAGAATTAAGGCAATTTTTCGCAGGCTTGAATCAGCTGATGCTTTAGGAAAAAAAGAATCTCTCAAGTATAAAGATTTACTGGTCATTCCAGAGAAGCACGAAGTGAAATGGAAAAATGAAGACATTCGTTTAACGACCATCGAGTTTAAACTCTTACTCTATCTTTTGGAAACAAAAGGAAGGGTGGCAACCAGAGAGTCGCTGCTAGACCGAGTTTGGGGCCTCAGCGAAGATTTGACTACCAGAACAGTAGACACCCACATCAAGCGCTTGCGAGAAAAGCTTGGCGATGCTGGAATGTTTATCGAAACGATTCGTGGTGTTGGATACAAATTTGTCGAGTAGGACGTTGTGATAATTAGCTTCTTGTCATTCTGAGCAAAGCGAAGAATCTACTGTGTTTCCGAGGAGATCCTTCCTGCTCGTCCGGCAGGCGGGCACTACGTTCAGGATGACAATTGTAAACAGACCAACAAGTTGTTTTAAATTATCAACACGCTCTATTTTTTGGAGAACAATGTTGCGAAAACAATTTCACCTTCGCCTTTTTTGGAAAGTTTGGTTTTATTTTTTTAGTTTGCTTTCGTTGTGTCTTTTCTTTCTTTATTTTTCGCTTGTTCCTTATGGAGAAAAATACCTCACTCAAAATCTGATTCAAACCCTAGATCAAGAATCCTTTTTACTTGGGCAGCAATTTGGCCAAAAGCATTTAAGCGAATGGGAACATCAACCTTTAGACAATCTTGTAAAAAGCTTGGCAAAAGGAATCAACAATCGCATCACGCTTGTTCGTGACGATGGCGTTGTGCTTTCAGATTCCCACGTTCGTTTTGAAGAACAAACTCAGATTGAAAATCATGGCAGTCGGCCGGAAGTGCTTGCTGCATCTAAGGATGGCGTTGGCTCTGCAATTCGTACATCAAGCACGCTTGGAGAAGAAATGTTGTACTTCGCCAGAAAAGTGCAGGGTGGTTTTGTCCGGCTTGCTGTTCCGTTGCAGTCTATTCACCACACCGTTTACAAATTGAAGCGCTCTCTTTTGCAGCTGGCTTTTCTTGCTTTGTTTCTCTCAAGTCTTTTGGCGTTGGTTTTTTCGCGCTCGCTGGTTTCGCCATTTCATCGCTTGATTGATGTGGCAGGCAGAATTCGAAAAGGAGATTTGTCGGCACGGCTTTCGCTTTCGCGCAGAGATGAGTTTGGCGTTTTGTCGGAAGAAATTAACACCATGGCTTCCAGTTTGGAATCTCAGTTTCATCAGCTAAAGCAATTGGAAGATATGCGTCGAGAATTTGTGGCCAACATTTCGCACGAATTCAAAACGCCGCTCACCGTTATTTTGGGATATGCAGAAACTTTAGAAAATGAAATGCATGAAGAGCATCAGCAAAAATTCCTTCGCAAAATTGAAGAGAGCGCACATCATTTAAAACAACTGGTTGATGATATCTTAAAAATTTCTGAATGTGACTCTGGTATCTTTGAGTTGCATAATGTTTCTCTTCAGCTGGAAAGTTTTTTTCATGAACTTTGGCTGCAATTTGAAAATCAAGCGAAGCTCAAAAATGTTTCCTTTCTTCTGGACATACCAAAAAAGGTAAAAGTAAGAGCGGATAAAGAAGCTCTGCGACAAATTTGTTCCAATCTTTTAAGCAATGCATTGCGCTATTCGCGAGATGGCGGCAAAATCAGTGTTTCTGCATCTCTCACAAAAACGCATTGTATTATCAA
This portion of the Deltaproteobacteria bacterium CG11_big_fil_rev_8_21_14_0_20_42_23 genome encodes:
- a CDS encoding DNA-binding response regulator: MKKKRILIIEDDHDIAELLQHTLQQEGYESFHLASGAKGINEAKNAHPDLIILDLMLPDVGGIDVCRALKLNKKLSNIPILMLTAKGEDHDRITGFEAGADDYVTKPFSPRELMLRIKAIFRRLESADALGKKESLKYKDLLVIPEKHEVKWKNEDIRLTTIEFKLLLYLLETKGRVATRESLLDRVWGLSEDLTTRTVDTHIKRLREKLGDAGMFIETIRGVGYKFVE